The proteins below come from a single Streptomyces sp. B3I8 genomic window:
- the galU gene encoding UTP--glucose-1-phosphate uridylyltransferase GalU: protein MTESNPRISRITKAVIPAAGLGTRFLPATKATPKEMLPVVDKPAIQYVVEEAVSAGLDDVLMITGRNKRPLEDHFDRNYELESALQRKGDAGRLARVQESSDLATIHYVRQGDPRGLGHAVLCAAPHVGDEPFAVLLGDDLIDPRDPLLARMVQVQERTGGSVVALMEVAPEQIHLYGCAAVKPTEEDDVVEVTGLVEKPEPADAPSNYAIIGRYVLNPRVFDILRKTEPGRGGEIQLTDALQQLAETHTSATTAESRSGGPVHGVVFRGRRYDTGDRGDYLRAIVRLACEREDLGPDFRAWLRHYVTEEMQRT from the coding sequence ATGACTGAGTCGAACCCAAGGATCAGCAGGATCACCAAGGCCGTCATTCCCGCGGCGGGCCTCGGTACACGATTCCTGCCGGCGACCAAGGCCACTCCCAAGGAGATGCTGCCGGTCGTGGACAAGCCGGCGATCCAGTACGTGGTCGAAGAGGCCGTGTCCGCGGGGCTCGACGACGTTCTCATGATCACGGGCCGTAACAAGCGCCCCCTGGAGGACCACTTCGACCGCAACTACGAACTGGAGTCGGCCCTCCAGCGCAAGGGCGACGCCGGGCGTCTCGCCAGGGTCCAGGAGTCCAGCGACCTCGCCACCATTCACTACGTCCGCCAGGGCGACCCCCGAGGCCTCGGCCACGCCGTGCTGTGCGCCGCCCCCCACGTCGGCGACGAGCCCTTCGCCGTCCTCCTCGGCGACGACCTGATCGACCCCCGCGACCCCCTGCTCGCCCGCATGGTCCAGGTCCAGGAACGCACCGGCGGCAGCGTCGTCGCCCTCATGGAGGTGGCGCCCGAGCAGATCCACCTCTATGGCTGTGCCGCCGTGAAGCCCACCGAGGAGGACGACGTCGTCGAGGTGACCGGCCTGGTCGAGAAGCCCGAGCCGGCCGACGCCCCGTCGAACTACGCCATCATCGGCCGCTACGTCCTCAACCCGCGTGTCTTCGACATACTGCGCAAGACCGAGCCCGGCCGCGGCGGCGAGATCCAGCTCACCGACGCCCTCCAGCAGTTGGCCGAGACCCACACCTCGGCGACCACCGCCGAGAGCAGGTCCGGCGGCCCCGTGCACGGCGTCGTGTTCCGGGGCCGGCGCTATGACACCGGCGACCGCGGCGACTATCTGCGTGCCATTGTCAGACTCGCGTGCGAACGTGAGGACCTGGGACCCGACTTCCGGGCCTGGCTCCGCCATTACGTGACCGAGGAGATGCAGCGAACGTGA
- a CDS encoding 5-formyltetrahydrofolate cyclo-ligase → MGAGSESAKRGLRRELLAVRRGLTTDDVQGAARALAERARGLPELAGARTVAAYVSVGREPGTRALLDGLHARGVRVLLPVLLPDDDLDWGRYAGPGSLARVERGGRMTLWEPAGERLGTEAVLSADAVLLPGLAVDGRGMRLGRGGGSYDRVLARLERAGAAPALVVLLYDTEIVPEVPAEPHDRPVHAVVTPSGVRRFG, encoded by the coding sequence ATGGGAGCCGGATCTGAGTCTGCCAAGCGCGGGTTGCGGCGGGAACTCCTCGCGGTGAGGCGCGGATTGACGACGGATGACGTCCAGGGGGCGGCGAGGGCACTCGCGGAGCGCGCGCGGGGGCTGCCGGAGCTGGCGGGGGCGCGCACGGTGGCGGCGTACGTCTCCGTGGGGCGCGAACCGGGTACCCGCGCGCTCCTGGACGGGCTGCACGCCCGCGGGGTGCGCGTGCTGCTGCCGGTCCTGCTGCCGGACGACGACCTCGACTGGGGCCGGTACGCCGGACCCGGCTCGCTGGCCCGCGTGGAGCGCGGCGGCCGGATGACGCTGTGGGAGCCCGCCGGGGAGCGGCTCGGCACGGAGGCGGTGCTGTCCGCCGACGCCGTACTGCTGCCCGGGCTCGCCGTCGACGGGCGCGGGATGCGGCTGGGACGCGGCGGGGGCTCCTACGACCGGGTGCTGGCGCGGCTGGAACGCGCGGGCGCCGCACCGGCGCTGGTGGTCCTGCTGTACGACACGGAGATCGTGCCCGAGGTGCCCGCCGAGCCGCACGACCGCCCGGTGCACGCGGTGGTGACGCCGTCGGGGGTACGGCGCTTCGGCTGA
- the glp gene encoding gephyrin-like molybdotransferase Glp: MSAAATRPDEPDRLWSVDEHLQDVLSTVRPLEPIELQLLDAQGCVLVEDVMVPVSLPPFDNSSMDGYAVRVADVAGASEEFPAALTVVGDVAAGAGDPPRVGPGEAARIMTGAPLPPGAEAVVPVEWTDGGLGGGPVTRMTAHSAAPEGATGQVLVHRPAEARAHVRAKGSDTTAGERALEAGTVLGPSQIALLAAVGHGSVRVRPRPRVVVISTGSELVQPGGELRAGQIYDSNSFALTAAARDAGAIAYRVGAVTDDADVLRATIEDQLVRADLVVTTGGVSVGAYDVVKEALSDVGDGTSGQGTESAEGDGDGAEAPAGPGVDFRKLAMQPGKPQGFGTVGPDHVPLLALPGNPVSSYVSFELFVRPALRALMGLENVHRPTLRAVLAADKALTSPAGRRQFLRGRYAGGDVTPVGGASSHLVAALARANALIVIPEDVESVEPGTEVEVVLLG, encoded by the coding sequence GTGAGCGCCGCCGCGACCCGCCCCGACGAACCGGACCGCCTGTGGTCGGTGGACGAGCACCTGCAGGACGTCCTCTCCACCGTCCGCCCCCTGGAACCCATCGAGCTGCAACTCCTCGACGCCCAGGGCTGCGTCCTGGTCGAGGACGTGATGGTGCCGGTGTCGCTGCCGCCCTTCGACAACAGCTCCATGGACGGGTACGCGGTGCGGGTCGCGGACGTCGCGGGCGCGAGCGAGGAGTTCCCGGCGGCCCTCACGGTCGTCGGTGATGTCGCGGCCGGTGCCGGGGACCCGCCGCGCGTCGGCCCCGGGGAGGCCGCCCGCATCATGACCGGCGCCCCGCTGCCGCCGGGCGCCGAGGCCGTCGTCCCCGTGGAGTGGACCGACGGCGGCCTCGGCGGCGGTCCCGTCACCAGGATGACCGCCCACAGCGCCGCCCCCGAGGGCGCCACCGGCCAGGTTCTGGTCCACCGCCCCGCCGAGGCACGCGCGCACGTGCGCGCCAAGGGCAGCGACACCACGGCCGGCGAGCGCGCCCTGGAGGCCGGCACCGTCCTCGGCCCCTCCCAGATCGCCCTGCTCGCCGCCGTCGGCCACGGCTCCGTACGGGTGCGCCCGCGCCCGCGCGTGGTTGTCATCTCCACCGGCAGCGAACTGGTCCAGCCCGGCGGGGAACTGCGCGCCGGCCAGATCTACGACTCCAACAGCTTCGCCCTCACCGCCGCCGCCCGGGACGCCGGGGCGATCGCCTACCGGGTCGGCGCGGTCACCGACGACGCCGACGTCCTGCGCGCCACCATCGAGGACCAACTCGTCCGCGCCGACCTGGTGGTCACCACCGGCGGGGTGAGCGTCGGGGCGTACGACGTCGTCAAGGAGGCGCTGTCCGACGTCGGCGACGGGACTTCCGGCCAGGGCACCGAGAGCGCCGAGGGCGACGGGGACGGCGCGGAGGCACCGGCCGGGCCCGGTGTCGACTTCCGCAAGCTGGCCATGCAGCCCGGCAAACCGCAGGGCTTCGGCACTGTCGGTCCCGACCACGTCCCGCTGCTCGCCCTCCCGGGCAACCCCGTGTCCTCGTACGTCTCCTTCGAGCTGTTCGTCCGGCCCGCGCTCCGTGCCCTGATGGGCCTGGAGAACGTGCACCGGCCCACCCTCCGCGCCGTCCTGGCCGCCGACAAGGCGCTCACCTCGCCCGCGGGCCGCCGCCAGTTCCTGCGCGGCCGGTACGCCGGCGGCGACGTGACCCCCGTCGGCGGGGCCTCGTCCCACCTCGTCGCGGCCCTCGCCCGCGCCAACGCGCTGATCGTGATCCCGGAGGACGTGGAGTCGGTGGAACCCGGCACGGAGGTCGAGGTCGTGCTGCTCGGCTGA
- a CDS encoding potassium/proton antiporter, with protein sequence MTVHHLNQLLLVCSLVLLVAVAAVRVSSRSGLPSLLVYLGIGMAMGQDGIGHIAFDNAELTQVIGYAALVVILAEGGLGTKWKQIRPALPAASALALGGVAVSVGITATGAHWLIGLEWRQALIIGAVVSSTDAAAVFSVLRKIPLPARVTGVLEAESGFNDAPVVILVVAFSTAGPVEHWYRLVGEIALELAIGAAVGLAVGWLGAWGLRHVALPASGLYPIAVMAIAVAAYATGALAHGSGFLAVYLASLMLGNARLPHAPATRGFADGLGWIAQIGMFVLLGLLVAPHEMGDDVMPALLTGLVLTMVARPLGVVLCLTPFRVPWQEQALMSWAGLRGAVPIILATIPMVNGVENSRRIFNIVFVLVVVYTLVQGPTLPWLARRLGLGRGDETADLGIESAPLERLRGHLLSMAIPEGSRMNGVEIRELRLPAGAAVTLVVREGKSFVPQPTTVLAHNDELLVVATDPVRDAAERRLRAVGQGGKLADWLGTPGNGSGPTAGDRAGPGGEGPQKGREPRHRSARKTGSR encoded by the coding sequence CTGACTGTCCACCACCTCAACCAGCTCCTGCTCGTCTGCTCACTCGTGCTGCTCGTCGCGGTGGCGGCGGTGCGCGTCTCCTCGCGCAGCGGGCTCCCCAGCCTGCTCGTCTACCTGGGCATCGGCATGGCCATGGGCCAGGACGGCATCGGCCACATCGCCTTCGACAACGCCGAGCTGACCCAGGTCATCGGCTACGCGGCCCTGGTCGTGATCCTTGCCGAGGGCGGTCTGGGCACCAAGTGGAAGCAGATCAGACCGGCGCTGCCGGCCGCGTCCGCGCTCGCGCTCGGCGGCGTCGCGGTGAGCGTCGGCATCACGGCCACGGGTGCGCACTGGCTGATCGGGCTGGAATGGCGGCAGGCGCTCATCATCGGGGCGGTGGTGTCCTCCACGGACGCGGCGGCCGTCTTCTCGGTGCTGCGGAAGATCCCCCTGCCCGCGCGCGTGACGGGCGTCCTGGAGGCCGAGTCCGGCTTCAACGACGCCCCGGTGGTCATCCTCGTCGTCGCCTTCTCCACCGCCGGCCCCGTCGAGCACTGGTACCGCCTGGTGGGCGAGATCGCGCTGGAGCTGGCGATCGGCGCCGCCGTCGGCCTCGCGGTGGGCTGGCTCGGCGCCTGGGGCCTGCGGCACGTGGCGCTGCCGGCCTCCGGGCTGTACCCCATCGCCGTCATGGCGATCGCCGTCGCCGCGTACGCGACCGGCGCCCTCGCCCACGGCAGCGGCTTCCTCGCCGTGTACCTGGCCTCCCTGATGCTCGGCAACGCCCGGCTGCCGCACGCGCCCGCCACCCGCGGCTTCGCCGACGGGCTCGGCTGGATCGCCCAGATCGGCATGTTCGTCCTGCTCGGCCTGCTCGTCGCCCCGCACGAGATGGGCGACGACGTGATGCCCGCGCTCCTGACCGGACTGGTGCTGACGATGGTGGCGCGGCCGCTCGGCGTGGTGCTGTGCCTGACCCCGTTCCGGGTGCCGTGGCAGGAGCAGGCGCTGATGTCGTGGGCGGGACTGCGCGGCGCGGTGCCCATCATCCTGGCGACGATCCCCATGGTGAACGGCGTCGAGAACAGCCGCCGCATCTTCAACATCGTCTTCGTCCTGGTCGTCGTCTACACCCTCGTCCAGGGCCCGACGCTGCCCTGGCTGGCCCGCAGACTCGGGCTCGGCCGGGGCGACGAGACCGCCGACCTCGGCATCGAGTCGGCGCCCCTGGAGCGGCTGCGCGGCCATCTGCTCTCCATGGCGATCCCCGAGGGGTCCCGGATGAACGGCGTCGAGATCCGCGAGCTGCGGCTGCCGGCCGGGGCCGCCGTCACGCTCGTCGTACGGGAGGGGAAGTCCTTCGTGCCGCAGCCGACGACGGTCCTGGCGCACAACGACGAACTCCTCGTCGTCGCCACCGACCCGGTGCGCGACGCGGCGGAACGCCGGCTGCGCGCCGTCGGCCAGGGCGGCAAGCTCGCAGACTGGCTGGGGACGCCGGGCAACGGGAGCGGGCCGACCGCGGGCGACCGGGCCGGACCGGGCGGCGAGGGCCCGCAGAAGGGCCGGGAGCCGCGGCACCGGAGCGCCCGGAAGACGGGCTCGCGGTAG
- a CDS encoding penicillin acylase family protein translates to MPPNTTASSGQEPGKSGRKKGRRGRLFVIVLVLAVVAGVAYGAFWSVSTVRASFPQTKGSITLDGLSGPVDVKRDDHGIPQIYASSDADLFMAQGYVQAQDRFYEMDVRRHMTSGRLSEMFGKDQIDNDEFLRTLGWDRVAKKEYDTKLSAATKKNLQAYAKGVNAYLAGKDGKDISLEYAALGFTNDYKPQEWTPVDSISWLKAMAWDLRGNMQDEIDRALMTSRLGPKQIADLYPEYPYGRNKPIVQEGAYDELTEAFEQSATGTGSSGTSGTTGGTGTGVGGTTGTGGTTGTTGTGGTTGTTGTTGTTGSSTAGSTAGTTGSGVQSQLAGLYHVLDDVPTAVGVNGNGIGSNSWVVSGAHTITGKPLLANDPHLSASLPSVWYQMGLHCRTVSSKCRYDVAGYTFAGLPGVIIGHNKDVAWGLTNSGVDVSDLYLEKLSGDGYLYDGKTVPFTSRKETIEVAGGRSKTIVVRETNNGPLLSDRDDELVKVGKKATVDTAAPDRGDGYGLALRWTALDPGNTMDAIFDIDRASDWTSFRKASTDFEVPSQNLVYADTKGNIGYQLPGRIPTRVKGDDGSVPAPGWDSKHKWNGYLKQSQLPYEYNPKRGYIVTANQAAVAKDKYPYTLTTDWGYGSRSQRITDLIKSKIDDGGKISTDDMRQMQLDNSSEIAKLLVPKLLKIDVSNKYVRQAQKLLEGWDYTQDADSGAAAYFNSVWRNILQLAFGNKLPKELRVKGECLYVEPADNTGPADEERKVRECGQRDASQAQPDGGDRWFEVVRNLLDDPKNAWWQSPGTRTDKATRTRDELFARAMRDARWELTAKMGKDVDSWSWGRLHQLNLKNQTLGTEGPSFLKYMLNRGPWKLSGGEATVNATGWNAAGGYEALWVPSMRMVVNLGDLDKSKWINLTGASGHAYSAHYTDQTDKWVKGELLPWKFSAKAVADSTGDTLVLKP, encoded by the coding sequence ATGCCCCCCAACACCACCGCCTCTTCCGGTCAGGAGCCCGGCAAGTCCGGCAGGAAGAAGGGGCGCAGAGGCCGTCTCTTCGTCATCGTGCTGGTCCTGGCCGTCGTCGCGGGCGTGGCCTACGGCGCGTTCTGGTCGGTCAGCACCGTGCGCGCCTCGTTCCCGCAGACCAAGGGCTCGATAACGCTCGACGGTCTGTCCGGCCCCGTCGACGTGAAACGGGACGACCACGGGATCCCGCAGATCTACGCCTCCTCCGACGCGGACCTCTTCATGGCCCAGGGCTACGTCCAGGCCCAGGACCGGTTCTACGAGATGGACGTGCGCCGCCACATGACGTCGGGGCGCCTGTCGGAGATGTTCGGCAAGGACCAGATCGACAACGACGAGTTCCTGCGCACGCTGGGCTGGGACCGGGTGGCGAAGAAGGAGTACGACACCAAGCTGTCGGCCGCCACCAAGAAGAACCTCCAGGCCTACGCCAAGGGCGTCAACGCCTACCTCGCGGGCAAGGACGGCAAGGACATCTCCCTGGAGTACGCGGCGCTGGGCTTCACCAACGACTACAAGCCGCAGGAATGGACGCCCGTCGACTCGATCTCCTGGCTCAAGGCGATGGCCTGGGACCTGCGCGGCAACATGCAGGACGAGATAGACCGCGCCCTGATGACGAGCAGGCTCGGCCCGAAGCAGATCGCCGACCTCTACCCGGAGTACCCCTACGGCCGCAACAAGCCGATCGTCCAGGAGGGCGCGTACGACGAGCTCACCGAGGCGTTCGAGCAGAGCGCCACGGGCACGGGTTCGTCGGGCACCAGCGGCACCACGGGCGGGACCGGCACCGGCGTCGGCGGTACCACGGGGACCGGCGGCACGACCGGCACGACGGGCACGGGCGGCACCACGGGCACCACGGGCACGACGGGCACCACGGGCTCCTCCACGGCGGGGAGCACGGCGGGAACCACCGGCTCGGGCGTCCAGAGCCAGCTCGCGGGCCTCTACCACGTCCTGGACGACGTCCCCACGGCCGTCGGCGTGAACGGCAACGGCATCGGCTCCAACTCGTGGGTCGTCTCGGGCGCCCACACGATCACGGGCAAGCCGCTGCTGGCCAACGACCCGCACCTGTCGGCCTCGTTGCCGTCGGTCTGGTACCAGATGGGCCTGCACTGCCGCACCGTCTCCAGCAAGTGCCGGTACGACGTCGCCGGTTACACCTTCGCCGGCCTGCCGGGCGTCATAATCGGCCACAACAAGGACGTCGCCTGGGGCCTGACCAACTCCGGGGTCGACGTCAGCGACCTGTACCTGGAGAAGCTCAGCGGCGACGGCTACCTCTACGACGGCAAGACCGTGCCGTTCACCTCCCGCAAGGAGACCATCGAGGTCGCCGGCGGCAGGAGCAAGACGATCGTCGTCCGCGAGACCAACAACGGTCCCCTGCTCTCCGACCGCGACGACGAGCTCGTCAAGGTCGGCAAGAAGGCCACCGTCGACACCGCCGCCCCCGACCGCGGCGACGGCTACGGTCTCGCGCTGCGCTGGACCGCGCTCGACCCGGGCAACACCATGGACGCCATCTTCGACATCGACAGGGCGTCCGACTGGACGAGCTTCCGCAAGGCCTCGACCGACTTCGAGGTCCCCTCGCAGAACCTCGTCTACGCCGACACCAAGGGCAACATCGGCTACCAGCTCCCCGGGAGGATCCCCACGCGGGTCAAGGGCGACGACGGGTCCGTCCCGGCGCCCGGCTGGGACTCCAAGCACAAGTGGAACGGCTACCTCAAGCAGTCCCAACTGCCCTACGAGTACAACCCGAAGCGCGGCTACATCGTCACCGCCAACCAGGCCGCCGTCGCCAAGGACAAGTACCCGTACACCCTGACCACCGACTGGGGCTACGGCAGCCGCAGCCAGCGCATCACGGACCTGATCAAGTCCAAGATCGACGACGGCGGCAAGATCTCCACCGACGACATGCGGCAGATGCAGCTCGACAACAGCAGCGAGATCGCCAAGCTGCTGGTTCCCAAGCTGCTCAAGATCGACGTCTCGAACAAGTACGTGCGCCAGGCGCAGAAGCTCCTGGAGGGCTGGGACTACACCCAGGACGCCGATTCGGGCGCGGCCGCCTACTTCAACTCCGTGTGGCGCAACATCCTCCAGCTCGCGTTCGGGAACAAGCTCCCCAAGGAACTGCGCGTCAAGGGCGAGTGCCTGTACGTCGAGCCGGCCGACAACACCGGCCCGGCGGACGAGGAGCGCAAGGTGCGCGAGTGCGGTCAGCGCGATGCCTCCCAGGCGCAGCCGGACGGCGGCGACCGCTGGTTCGAGGTGGTGCGCAACCTCCTCGACGACCCGAAGAACGCCTGGTGGCAGTCGCCCGGGACGCGCACCGACAAGGCGACCAGGACCCGCGACGAGCTGTTCGCCCGCGCCATGCGGGACGCGCGCTGGGAACTGACCGCCAAGATGGGCAAGGACGTCGACTCCTGGAGCTGGGGCCGGCTGCACCAGCTCAACCTGAAGAACCAGACCCTGGGCACCGAGGGCCCCTCGTTCCTCAAGTACATGCTCAACCGGGGTCCGTGGAAGCTCAGCGGCGGCGAGGCGACGGTCAACGCCACCGGCTGGAACGCGGCCGGCGGGTACGAGGCCCTGTGGGTGCCGTCGATGCGGATGGTCGTCAACCTCGGGGACCTCGACAAGTCCAAGTGGATCAACCTCACCGGGGCCTCGGGGCACGCCTACAGCGCGCACTACACCGACCAGACCGACAAGTGGGTCAAGGGCGAACTGCTGCCCTGGAAATTCTCGGCGAAGGCGGTCGCCGACAGCACGGGCGACACGCTGGTGCTGAAGCCGTGA
- a CDS encoding FmdB family zinc ribbon protein has product MPTYQYQCTECGEGLEAVQKFTDDALTVCPQCEGRLKKVFSAVGIVFKGSGFYRNDSRGSSSSSSPAGASSKSPSGSSVSGGSSGSSGSGSGSGSSSSGTSSAGSSSSSSSSASSSSAA; this is encoded by the coding sequence GTGCCGACGTACCAGTACCAGTGCACCGAGTGCGGCGAGGGCCTCGAGGCGGTGCAGAAGTTCACCGACGACGCCCTGACCGTGTGCCCGCAGTGCGAGGGCCGCCTGAAGAAGGTGTTCTCCGCCGTCGGCATCGTCTTCAAGGGCTCCGGCTTCTACCGCAACGACAGCCGCGGCTCGTCGTCCAGCAGCTCGCCTGCGGGGGCGTCGTCCAAGTCGCCGTCCGGGTCGTCCGTGTCCGGGGGGTCGTCGGGCTCGTCCGGCTCGGGTTCGGGCTCCGGTTCGTCCTCGTCGGGCACTTCCTCCGCCGGTTCGTCGTCGTCGAGTTCGTCGAGCGCCTCCTCGAGCTCCGCCGCCTGA
- a CDS encoding S-methyl-5'-thioadenosine phosphorylase, which translates to MVQQQTENAQGQVPGGAAEIGVIGGSGFYSFLDDVTEVRVDTPYGEPSDSLFVGEIAGRRVAFLPRHGRGHHLPPHRINYRANLWALRAVGVRQVLGPCAVGGLRPEYGPGTLLVPDQFVDRTKSRQQTYFDGMPLPDGGMPNVVHVSPADPYCPVGREAALAAARGRDWEPVDGGTLVVVEGPRFSTRAESEWHRAQGWSVVGMTGHPEAVLARELELCYTSLTLVTDLDAGAETGEGVSHEEVLRVFAANVDRLRGVLFDAVAALPGTGERDCLCATALGGMDPGFALP; encoded by the coding sequence ATGGTGCAGCAGCAGACGGAGAACGCGCAGGGGCAGGTCCCGGGTGGGGCCGCGGAGATCGGTGTCATCGGGGGTTCGGGGTTCTACTCCTTCCTCGACGACGTGACCGAGGTCCGCGTCGACACCCCCTACGGGGAGCCCAGCGACTCCCTGTTCGTCGGTGAGATCGCCGGCCGCCGGGTCGCCTTCCTCCCCCGCCACGGCCGCGGCCACCATCTGCCGCCCCACCGCATCAACTACCGCGCCAACCTGTGGGCCCTGCGCGCCGTCGGCGTCCGGCAGGTGCTCGGCCCGTGCGCGGTGGGCGGACTGCGCCCCGAGTACGGCCCCGGCACGCTGCTCGTGCCGGACCAGTTCGTGGACCGCACGAAGTCCCGGCAGCAGACGTACTTCGACGGGATGCCGCTGCCCGACGGCGGGATGCCGAACGTCGTGCACGTCTCGCCGGCCGACCCGTACTGCCCCGTCGGCCGCGAGGCCGCGCTGGCGGCGGCGCGGGGGCGGGACTGGGAGCCGGTGGACGGCGGCACGCTGGTCGTGGTCGAGGGACCGCGGTTCTCCACCCGGGCCGAGTCGGAGTGGCACCGGGCGCAGGGCTGGTCCGTGGTCGGCATGACCGGCCACCCGGAGGCCGTGCTCGCGCGTGAGCTGGAGCTCTGCTACACCTCGCTGACCCTGGTCACGGACCTGGACGCGGGCGCCGAGACCGGCGAGGGTGTCTCGCACGAGGAGGTGCTGCGGGTGTTCGCGGCCAACGTGGACCGGCTGCGGGGCGTGCTGTTCGACGCGGTGGCCGCGCTGCCGGGGACCGGTGAGCGGGACTGCCTGTGCGCGACGGCGCTGGGCGGGATGGACCCGGGGTTCGCGCTGCCGTAA